The Verrucomicrobiia bacterium genomic interval CAAACCGCCTCACATTCCGGCCCGTCCTGCTGGCGTCGAGGGTGCGCGTGGTGAGAGCGTTGGGAATCCGCAGTTCAAAGGGCAGACCGCGTTTCAGTTGGATCTGCCGGTAGAGCAGATGCACCGTTTCGGAGGCCGTCAGTCCCAGTTGGGCGAGGATCTCTTCAACCTCTTTCTTGAGTCCGGGCTCAATGCGGGTGCGGATTGTCGCTGTCTTGCTCATGGAGTTTGTGTAGGCCCATTGTTGCCACGAGACAAGACTCGTCGCGGTCACGCGCTCCGCGGCATGAGCGCCAATGCGAGCTGCGACCAGAGTTCCAGCCGGTT includes:
- a CDS encoding type II toxin-antitoxin system RelB/DinJ family antitoxin — its product is MSKTATIRTRIEPGLKKEVEEILAQLGLTASETVHLLYRQIQLKRGLPFELRIPNALTTRTLDASRTGRNVRRFASKQQLFADLGM